The nucleotide window GAGGTGCCACTAGACATGGCAGTGGATCCTGCAGGAAATATCTACGTAACGGGATTTAGCACTGCCGGCAGTAACGGCTCGTTTATGACAGTGAAGTATGGTACTAACGGAGACTTGGCTTGGTCCCAGTACACTAGATTGGGTAGTAACCCACGATGGCAACAGCCAAATGCGATTGCAGTTGACAGGCTGGGCAATGCATACGTCACCGGATACATTGGGCAAGATTCTCTGCCTGTCACAAATCATGATTGTGTCACCATAAAATATCACGAGAACGGATATCAGCATTGGATCGTGACTTACAATGGACCTGGCAACTCCGATGAAGAAGCTTCCGATATAGTGGTCGATGACTCTAACAATATATACATTACTGGGACCGCAACGATAAAGTACGTACAAATGATGCCTCTTCCTGGGGTCGACCTTTCTGCTTCTCTTTTAGCAGATAGGAGGGCAAGCCCAGGATTTCAGAAAACCTATCTGGTGGTTTACGAGAATCTTCTAGGTGACAACGCAGAGAATGTAGTTATGAGTGCTAAGTTACCCAAGGAGGTTCAGTATGTATCGTGCAGTCCCACCTGTAATGTGAATGGACGAGATATAAGTTGGAATTTGGGAACGGTAGCAGGACTCTCAGGAGGTTCGGCTAATGTAACATTCTATATCCCTGCGTCTATATCGGTGGGAACTGTTCTGAAAGGAACTGCAAAAATTAGTACCACTTCAAAGGATGAAAATCCCAGGAACAACAGGAGCGATGAACAAGAGGAAGTGGTAAACTCCTGGGATCCCAATGATAAAGAGGCTCAGCCCTGGGGCGATGGAACTGCAAAGTATGTTATGCCTGATCAACCCTTAAGGTACACCATATTTTTTGAGAATGATAGCAGTGCTACCGCTGAGGCAATCTATATAGATATTGTGGACACCTTGGATGCGAATCTAGATTGGTCAACCTTACAGATTGGTCCTCTGAGTCATCCCGATACCTGTCAAGCAAGCTTCGATCCGATTTCAGGAGTCTTGACCTGGCATTGTGATAGTATAATGCTGCCACCGAACCATAATCCGCCTGAAGGTGAAGGTTTTGTAAGTTTTTGGGCTAATCCTGATTCGGGATTGCCTTCTGGCACCCAGATAAAAAATCGAGCTTATATCAAATTTGATTACAACCCTTGGATAGCCGCACCGGATAGTGGCCCCGTAGTCAGAACAATAGGTAAATTTGGAGATGCTAATGCAGATGGACAGCTAACTGTTTCGGATGTTATATATCTGGTTAACTATCTTTTCAAGGGCGGATCAGAACCTGCTCCGTTTGAAGCCGGGGACGTAAATTGTGATGCCGCTATAACAGTCTCGGACGTGGTTTACCTCGTAAATTACCTCTTCAAGGGTGGACCACCACCTGCCTGTTGAAGTATTGAGAAAATTTTAACGACCCAAGGGGACAGACTTTGTGAGCTGTCCCCTTTCTTTTTCCAACCTGATAATCTTCTGGCGCCCTGTGGATTAAAGCAGAAATAGTGTAAACAGGGTGGGGGGGAGTTAAATTAGACCTATAAAACAGGTTCTAACATCGTCCCGTAAGGCACCCAAATGACAGAACTTAACCAATTTGGCATTTAATCACAATTCTCTGATATCAAAAAAGATCTAAACTCGTCCATTTTGGGGGACCTCCAGCTTATTTACCTCATTACTAACTGGTCACAGATCCCGTAAACCTTTCCTTTAGGTTTACGAGTTCATTGTTAATCATTATTTCATTTACGTGGTACCTTTTGTACAACTCCTCCATCGCACTCATTTTGCCATTTCTTGCTTGCTCAAGCAAGAGTCTAATCCGTTCTTGATACTTCGTTGGTTTTCCGGCCATGGCTTCCTCCTTATCTTATAGCTTTTTTTGAGCATTCCCTCCACCATGATCTTTTCAAAGGGGAAAGATATCAGAAGACTCCAAAAAAAGGTTCTGTTCACAGAAAGGGGGCCTCTGTGAACCCTCCCTGCCATCCCATAGAATCCCCAAAAAAGGCAGGAATTAATGAGCAGATTTGCGTGTCTGAGATCTCCCCCAAACATAAATCCTTCTCCCTCTAAAATCGTTCTTTAAACGCTCGCTTACAGAACGCCAATCTATGATATTAGTGGATAAACATATATAGTTTAGTCAATCCCCTCTGCTAAGTCAACTAAAAAATCGAAACTGGTCAAGTTTTTCCTTGCTCCAAATGGTGTATTCCGACAAGGGGCTTGGGGTTGGGTGGTCTCACACTGATGGGCGCCCCTGTTCTTGTTTGGATAGGGGGGAACTGTATAATCCGTTGATTCTACGAAGCTTACATAGAGGCTAATAGGGGCGAAGCATCAGGCATGGGTTTTCCAAACTTGCAAGAAAAGTTCGAAAATCGTCCATTTGGGGACGAAGCCACCTGAAAATATTTTGACACCCTGTGCCTGCTGGGGTAGAGAAATAGTGTAAACAAGATGGGTGTAAAGTTACCTTGGCACCATAAAACAGGTTCTAACATATTTGTGTAAACCACACATCATACACATATTACCTTCCTTCATCTGTCCAGCCTAATATACTAACCTTTAAACTGGACCGAAATATGGGGAGGCTGGGCAGATTTTCCTAAAATAAGACTAAAAACATCTAAATACTCCAAATAATTCAGACAAAGCGTCGTAAAAGAGTTATTATTATTGATTTATTGGGGTCTGTTAAGACATCCTGCCTAACTAGAGAGCCTCAATTTAGAAAGAATCATTGACAACTTAGTAATTCAACCTTGGACCTTGCAGAGGTAGGTGATGTTAGCTGTTTTGGAAGTTTGCAGATGTTGTTTGACTTTTTTTTTGTAAGAAAAAGCGGACAAAGAAATGAAATTATAGACGAAGGGGCAAAGAAAGATGAAATCCAGGTTAACTTTTATTTTGTTCGGGTTTTTGTTAGTTATGTTCTGTTATTCTTCTGCTCAGGTGCCCCATTTGATAAACTATCAGGGTAAGCTAACTAAGGCAAATGGTACACTTCTCGATTCGACGGTGCAGATGATTTTTTCCATTTATGCAGATTCAAACGGAACAGTTCTCAAGTGGTCAGAGAAGCAGGGAAAAGTAGTAGTGGACAAAGGTATTTTTAACAACTAATCAAAGGAGGTGACATCAAGCTGAAAAAATCTGAACGGACTTAAACTTTCTGATCTTCTTAAAAGGAGGTGGTTATGAGTGAAGTGAAAAGGGATGAGGGGAGGAGGATATTACGAATGTTTCTTGAATAAACCGTTATTAAAATAAAGGAGAATTCACAATGTTGAGAAAAAGTTTTTTCATCTGGACGTCAATAGTCATAATATTGACATTTGTCATCGGACCTGCATTTGCACAGGTTCTACCGCTTGACCCAAGGACTTTAACAAAGTATATGGAGCCATTGCCCATTCCTGGTGCGATGCCACAAGCAGACTCTAATTATTATGAGATCGGGATGTATCCCATCGTTCAACAGCTTCACCCTCAACTCCCTCCAACCAGTCTCTGGGGATACGGCACAAGCAAGGCAACAGCCAGTTACCCTGCAGCTACAATTGTAGCGACAAGGGGCGTGTCCATTCAGGTGAAGTGGACCAATAACCTTGTCGATTCCCTTGGTAATCCTCTTCAGCATCCTCTGGCAGTTGACCAGACCCTTTGCTTTGCGGACCCGTTCAACGTCGGAGAGGTGATGACCCGATACACCGGACCTGTTCCTACTTCAGTGCACGTGCATGGATGTGAAGTGCAATCCACCAGTGACGGAGGTCCGGAAACCTGGTTTACCCCCGGGTTTGCCCTCACTGGAAAGGCCTGGCCCGGGCAGATTTACACTTATCCGAATAGTCAGCAAGCAGCTACAATCTGGTATCATGACCATGGGCTCGGCGTTGATAGGGTGAATGTGATGATGGGCTTAGCCGGCTATTACATAATTACTGACCCCGCTAACGAGCCGGCAAATCTCCCCTCTGGCACCTATGAAGTTCCAATCTGCATTCAGGACCGGATGTTTAATATTGACGGTTCCATATCTTATCCAAGCCTGGGAAACAATCCAACCATACATCCTTTCTGGGTTCCTGAATTCTTTGGAAATACTATAGTTGTCAATGGCAAGATCTGGCCCTTCCTGAATGTAGAACCGAGAAAGTATCGGTTCAGATTCCTCAATGGCTCGAATGCCCGCTTCTATGGTCTTAAACTCATTAATCCGGTTACCGGCTTGCCCGGTCCTGCTTTCTTCCAGATAGGAACTGACGGTGGCTACCTGGCACGTCCGGTCATGCTTAACAACCCTCTGTTGGGCAACTCTCCCAGGCTCGTGATCGCGCCAGGTGAGCGGGCAGATTTTATCATTGATTTTACCGGTGTACCAGTGGGCACAACCTTTATACTGGACAATAACGCCAAGGCTCCATATCCGGCAGGCGCACCGCCAGACCCACGGACTTTGGCTCAGATTATGCAGTTTCGGGTGGTACCTCTTACTGGTACAGACAATAGCGTAATTCCAGCGGTCCTCAACACCATCCCCACCTTGACGCCAAGTGTTGCTACCAGAAGCTTGACCCTTACCGAGGTTGCGGCTGCCGGAGGACCCACGGGCATGTATCTGAATGGAAGAGGGTATTGCGATACTTTAGTCACTGAGACCCCTACTGTGGGCACAACCGAGGTCTGGGAGATCATAAACCTGACAGCAGATACTCACCCGATTCACCTGCACCTGGTGCAGTTTCAGCTTCTGAATCGCCAGAAGTTTCAGTTAAACAAGTACATGAAGGTATACAGCGCTCTTAATCCCATAATCCCTGTTCCAGCTAACGCAACCTACACTCCTCTTCCTGTGGGACCGTACTTACA belongs to Candidatus Zixiibacteriota bacterium and includes:
- a CDS encoding SBBP repeat-containing protein is translated as MRKKLLLLVLSMFWALPCFAQQVDTAWVRPGGSRVAVDQYSSVYVAGSYQDDYFTTKYDSEGNELWLRTYNGPGNGRDMVRATALDNGGNIYVTGESEGDGTGYDFATIKYYPNGDTAWVRRYDRGVSSNDYPSAIAVDANGRVYVTGSSDSAYTICYFTTVEYDAEGNEVWVRAYIGPGGRFAHATSIVVDHTGNVCVTGSAVYDTLKSYDYATIKYYPNGDTAWLRWYDGDIHLQDYPVGIGADTDGNIYVAGATNQLFPEYWEDFGTIKYYPNGDTAWVRRFDFHGCSEVPLDMAVDPAGNIYVTGFSTAGSNGSFMTVKYGTNGDLAWSQYTRLGSNPRWQQPNAIAVDRLGNAYVTGYIGQDSLPVTNHDCVTIKYHENGYQHWIVTYNGPGNSDEEASDIVVDDSNNIYITGTATIKYVQMMPLPGVDLSASLLADRRASPGFQKTYLVVYENLLGDNAENVVMSAKLPKEVQYVSCSPTCNVNGRDISWNLGTVAGLSGGSANVTFYIPASISVGTVLKGTAKISTTSKDENPRNNRSDEQEEVVNSWDPNDKEAQPWGDGTAKYVMPDQPLRYTIFFENDSSATAEAIYIDIVDTLDANLDWSTLQIGPLSHPDTCQASFDPISGVLTWHCDSIMLPPNHNPPEGEGFVSFWANPDSGLPSGTQIKNRAYIKFDYNPWIAAPDSGPVVRTIGKFGDANADGQLTVSDVIYLVNYLFKGGSEPAPFEAGDVNCDAAITVSDVVYLVNYLFKGGPPPAC